One region of Exiguobacterium acetylicum genomic DNA includes:
- a CDS encoding PTS sugar transporter subunit IIB: protein MMKIGLFCAAGMSTSMLVEKMKAVASERGLEADIAAYPESEMETYVNELDVALLGPQVKYLLSKGKQICEPKGVPIDVINTIDYGMMNGTKVLDQAIKLANK from the coding sequence ATGATGAAAATCGGACTCTTTTGTGCGGCAGGTATGTCGACGAGTATGTTAGTAGAAAAAATGAAAGCGGTTGCCTCGGAGCGCGGCTTAGAAGCAGACATTGCAGCATACCCGGAATCAGAGATGGAAACATACGTCAACGAGCTTGACGTCGCTCTCCTCGGACCACAGGTGAAATACCTTCTTTCGAAAGGGAAACAAATCTGTGAACCAAAAGGTGTACCGATCGATGTCATCAACACGATCGATTACGGCATGATGAACGGAACGAAAGTACTCGACCAAGCAATCAAACTCGCAAACAAATAA
- a CDS encoding PTS lactose/cellobiose transporter subunit IIA yields MTSETIEITPEDIFGLIALSGDAKASYHQAMLLMQEGKVEEAQAAVAEGDATLKDAHSIQTKFVTLEAQGKTATVGVLMVHAQDHLMNTILVKEMLGYMMNMQNEINQLKGMDQ; encoded by the coding sequence ATGACTTCTGAAACGATTGAAATTACCCCGGAAGATATTTTTGGATTGATCGCCTTGTCGGGCGACGCCAAAGCAAGCTACCACCAAGCGATGTTACTGATGCAAGAAGGTAAAGTCGAAGAGGCACAAGCGGCTGTTGCAGAAGGTGACGCGACACTCAAGGATGCCCACAGCATTCAAACGAAGTTCGTCACACTCGAAGCACAAGGCAAGACAGCAACCGTAGGCGTCCTGATGGTACACGCGCAGGATCACCTCATGAACACGATCCTCGTCAAGGAAATGCTCGGATATATGATGAACATGCAAAACGAAATCAACCAATTGAAGGGAATGGATCAATAA
- a CDS encoding GntR family transcriptional regulator has product MIPKYKHVAEQIEIEINEHVYQHTNKLLTEDEYAQKFDVSRNTIRKAIEILVNKGYVYQVQGSGVFVRDHYKSDYVNLEKLQGLTSDFSGRKVETRVLAFEQTKADEEVAERMKCPVGTPVYYVKRLRLVDDHPFSIEASYFRKNLVMYLDENIVQKSIYTYLRNDQNLSIGFADRVIYADYLNSSDAELLGLKENDPSLLVDNTVYLTNGKIFDVSRATHHFRHVKMLKVSNIK; this is encoded by the coding sequence TTGATACCGAAGTATAAACATGTCGCTGAACAAATCGAGATCGAGATCAATGAGCACGTCTATCAACATACGAACAAACTGTTGACGGAAGACGAATACGCCCAAAAATTCGATGTCAGCCGAAATACGATCCGGAAGGCGATCGAGATTCTCGTCAATAAAGGATACGTTTACCAAGTACAAGGGAGCGGTGTCTTCGTCCGCGATCATTATAAGAGTGATTACGTCAATCTCGAAAAGCTACAAGGATTGACGAGCGACTTCAGTGGACGGAAGGTCGAGACGCGCGTTCTCGCTTTCGAACAGACGAAGGCAGACGAAGAGGTCGCGGAACGCATGAAATGTCCGGTCGGTACACCGGTCTATTACGTCAAACGACTGCGTCTCGTCGATGATCACCCGTTCTCGATCGAAGCGTCCTATTTCCGAAAAAATCTCGTCATGTATCTCGATGAGAACATCGTTCAAAAATCGATCTATACGTATTTACGCAACGATCAAAATCTATCGATCGGATTTGCGGATCGCGTCATCTATGCGGATTATTTGAATAGCAGTGACGCCGAGTTGCTTGGATTAAAAGAGAACGATCCATCCTTACTCGTCGACAACACGGTCTATTTGACGAATGGGAAAATCTTCGACGTCTCGCGGGCGACGCATCATTTTCGCCACGTGAAGATGCTGAAGGTCTCGAATATTAAATAA